The Sphingosinicella flava genome includes the window CGGTGGAGGACGCCAATCTTCACGTCGCGCTCGCGCGGGCGCTGGCCGATCCGTCGCGCCTGCCGTCGCCCTAGAAACCGCCGCCCGCCATCCCTATAGAGCCACGCAACCCCAGCACGGAAAACAACGATCATGGACATCACCCTCGGCCTCACCTTCGACGACGTGCTCTTGAGGCCGCTGGAATCGAGCGTGCTGCCGAGCATGGCCGACACGTCGACGGCAGTGACGAAGGATATCCGGCTCAATATCCCGATCCTGTCTTCGGCGATGGATACGGTGACGGAGGCCAATATGGCCATCGCCATGGCGCAGCTCGGCGGGCTCGGCGTCCTCCACCGCAATCTCGACGTGGCGGAGCAGGCAGCGGCGGTCCGTGCCGTAAAGCGCTACGAAAGCGGCATGGTCGTCAATCCCATCACCATGACGCCCGACCAGACGCTGGCCGACGCGCTGGAGCTGATGCAGAAGCACAAGATCTCCGGCATTCCGGTGACCGAGGCCAATGGACGGCTCGTCGGCATCCTCACCAACCGCGACGTGCGCTTCGCGGGCAATCCGAACCAGCCGGTGTCGGAGCTGATGACGAAGGACGATCTCGTCACCGTCGGCCCCGGCGTGACCCAGGAAGAGGCGCGGCACCTTCTTCACCAGCGCCGGATCGAGAAGTTGCTGGTGGTGGACGATAGCCGCCGCTGCATCGGCCTCATCACCGTCAAGGATATCGAGAAGGCCGTCACCTATCCCGAAGCGACCAAGGACAGCTCCGGCCGTCTGCGCGTCGCCGCGGCGACGACGGTCGGCGACAAAGGTTTCGAACGCAGCGAGGCGCTGATCGACGCCGAATGCGACCTCATCATCATCGATACCGCCCACGGGCATAATGCCGACGTCGCGAAGGCGGTCGAGCGGATCAAGCGCATTTCGAACGCCGTTCAGGTCGTTGCCGGAAATGTGGCGACCGCCGAAGCGACGAAGGCGTTGATCGGCGCGGGCGCGGACGCGGTGAAGGTCGGCATCGGGCCGGGCTCCATCTGCACTACCCGCGTCGTGGCGGGCGTCGGCGTGCCTCAGCTGACCGCCATCTTGGACGCGGCCAATGAAGCTGCGAAGAGCGGCACGCCGGTAATCGGGGACGGCGGCCTCCGCACCAGCGGCGACATCGCCAAGGCGATCGCGGCGGGCGCGTCCTGCGTGATGGTCGGATCCCTGCTCGCGGGTACGGAGGAAGCGCCGGGCGAGACCTTCCTCTATCAGGGCCGCACCTACAAATCCTATCGCGGCATGGGATCGGTCGGCGCGATGGCGCGGGGCTCTGCCGACCGTTATTTCCAGCAGGATATCAAGGATCAGCTGAAGCTGGTGCCGGAGGGGATCGAGGGACAGGTGCCCTATCGCGGCCCCGTGCGCGAGGTGATCCACCAGCTGGTCGGCGGCGTGAAGGCGGCGATGGGCTATACCGGCGCCGCGACCATCGGCGACTTCCAGCAGCGCGCGCAGTTCGTGCGCATCACCAATGCGGGCCTTCGCGAAAGCCACGTCCACGACGTGACGATCACCCGCGAGGCACCCAATTATCCGACGCGCTAAGTGACGCCCGCGGCGCGCGTCCAGGCGGCTGTCGAAATACTGGACCAGGTGATCGATGCTGCCCGTTCCGGCGGCGCGGCGGCCGACACATTGATCGCCCGCTATTTCAAGGACCGGCGCTATGCGGGTTCGAAGGATCGGCGGGCGGTGCGCGACCTCGTCTATCGCGCCATTCGCAGAAGTGCGGAGCGGCCCGAAAGCGGCCGCGCGGCCCTGATCGGCCTGGCACATGACGATGACGCGCTCATAACCCTGTTTGACGGCTCGCCGCACGGACCCGCGCCCATCGCTTCGGGCGAAGCGGGCGCGGAAGCGGGGCTCGTTCCGCAATGGCTGCAGGGGCGGCTGGATCCACTCGTGACCGCGGATGAATGGCCCGCGCTGCTGGAACGGGCACCGCTCGATGTGCGGGTGAACCGACTGAAAGGAACGGTGCAGGACGCG containing:
- the guaB gene encoding IMP dehydrogenase; this encodes MDITLGLTFDDVLLRPLESSVLPSMADTSTAVTKDIRLNIPILSSAMDTVTEANMAIAMAQLGGLGVLHRNLDVAEQAAAVRAVKRYESGMVVNPITMTPDQTLADALELMQKHKISGIPVTEANGRLVGILTNRDVRFAGNPNQPVSELMTKDDLVTVGPGVTQEEARHLLHQRRIEKLLVVDDSRRCIGLITVKDIEKAVTYPEATKDSSGRLRVAAATTVGDKGFERSEALIDAECDLIIIDTAHGHNADVAKAVERIKRISNAVQVVAGNVATAEATKALIGAGADAVKVGIGPGSICTTRVVAGVGVPQLTAILDAANEAAKSGTPVIGDGGLRTSGDIAKAIAAGASCVMVGSLLAGTEEAPGETFLYQGRTYKSYRGMGSVGAMARGSADRYFQQDIKDQLKLVPEGIEGQVPYRGPVREVIHQLVGGVKAAMGYTGAATIGDFQQRAQFVRITNAGLRESHVHDVTITREAPNYPTR